From Candidatus Nucleicultrix amoebiphila FS5, a single genomic window includes:
- a CDS encoding glycosyltransferase family 39 protein gives MTPIKTIKKDLISLVLIFGVFFGFNLGVRPLSTPDEGRYAEIPREMVASDDYVTPRLNGVKYFEKPPLMYWLGSLSLKVFGPKEWGLRLWPALFSLLSVLLVYLTGTWIYNRSVGWLSSLTLGTSLLFYSHSQILILDGAVSFFITLSLFSFILASLFPKKQTLALGMFYTAMAMATLSKGLIGAVIPGTIILIWTSVTKQWKTLGLAFKPWGIFLYLAIMLPWHILVSLKNPEFPYFYFIQEHLLRYTTTMHGRKQFFGFFILIAMLGWFPWIGFFGPVFKQYFKNAKLLLSSLKTDFFWLISAAFILAFYSVSKSQLIPYVLPVFPPLSLVLGKSLSTIKVPQFKAGFYVFLGISFILAALIPLVIVQRQIDYLPILPHIIIAIAILLLSPPLVFLLFLKKGPLKALYGIMMASFLLCVTVTQVWPTFENRSIKTLSDHLKSFLTSNDQVICYRRYYQDLPFYLNRIVNVVGWKGELEFGMDQEDTSAWMMQESDFRKLWQSHKKVYMVTRKESYDSLKSEGILELFPLAETKEDILVVNKEPL, from the coding sequence ATGACACCGATCAAAACAATCAAAAAAGATCTTATTTCTTTGGTGCTTATTTTTGGTGTCTTTTTTGGTTTTAACCTTGGAGTTCGACCTTTATCAACACCTGATGAGGGACGTTATGCGGAAATTCCACGAGAGATGGTCGCCAGCGACGATTATGTGACACCCCGTCTCAATGGTGTAAAATATTTTGAAAAGCCCCCTCTTATGTATTGGCTGGGGAGTTTGTCCTTAAAAGTTTTCGGTCCTAAAGAATGGGGGTTAAGGCTATGGCCAGCCTTATTTTCTTTGTTAAGCGTATTGCTGGTATATTTAACGGGAACTTGGATCTACAATCGCTCCGTGGGATGGCTCAGCAGCTTAACTTTGGGAACTTCTCTTCTGTTTTACAGCCACAGCCAAATCTTAATCTTAGATGGCGCTGTTTCTTTTTTTATTACCCTGTCCCTATTTTCGTTTATTTTAGCTTCCTTATTTCCTAAAAAGCAAACTCTCGCTTTAGGAATGTTTTATACAGCCATGGCCATGGCAACTCTGAGTAAAGGGCTTATTGGTGCGGTCATTCCCGGTACAATCATTCTTATTTGGACGAGTGTAACAAAGCAGTGGAAAACTCTTGGGCTCGCGTTTAAGCCTTGGGGAATTTTTCTGTATCTAGCCATCATGTTGCCTTGGCATATTTTAGTCAGTCTTAAAAATCCAGAATTTCCATACTTTTATTTTATTCAAGAACACCTGTTGCGCTATACAACGACTATGCATGGACGAAAGCAGTTTTTTGGCTTTTTCATTCTCATTGCAATGTTAGGGTGGTTTCCTTGGATTGGTTTTTTTGGTCCCGTTTTTAAACAGTATTTCAAGAACGCTAAACTATTGCTCTCGAGCCTTAAAACTGATTTTTTTTGGCTGATCTCCGCTGCTTTTATATTAGCATTTTATTCTGTTTCTAAATCTCAGTTAATTCCCTATGTCCTACCGGTTTTTCCACCTTTAAGCCTTGTTCTCGGTAAATCTTTATCAACCATAAAAGTCCCCCAATTTAAGGCAGGATTTTATGTATTTCTTGGTATTTCATTTATTTTAGCAGCCTTGATTCCCTTAGTTATTGTTCAGAGACAAATCGACTACTTGCCTATTTTACCTCATATTATTATAGCCATAGCCATTTTGCTGCTTTCTCCTCCTCTCGTGTTTCTACTTTTCTTAAAAAAAGGTCCCTTAAAAGCTTTATATGGCATAATGATGGCCTCATTTCTTTTGTGTGTAACAGTTACACAGGTCTGGCCTACATTTGAAAATCGTTCAATTAAGACTTTAAGCGATCATTTAAAATCATTTTTAACTAGCAATGACCAGGTAATTTGTTATAGACGATATTATCAAGATTTACCTTTTTATTTAAATCGCATAGTAAATGTTGTGGGATGGAAAGGTGAGCTAGAGTTTGGTATGGATCAAGAGGATACAAGCGCTTGGATGATGCAAGAAAGCGATTTTAGGAAACTCTGGCAGAGTCATAAAAAAGTGTATATGGTGACCCGCAAGGAAAGTTATGATTCCTTAAAAAGCGAGGGAATACTTGAACTTTTCCCACTTGCGGAGACAAAGGAAGATATTTTAGTGGTTAATAAGGAGCCTCTGTGA
- a CDS encoding SMR family transporter — MNNSAISLILSGVLLNSLAQLALKFGMRTVGYFEMSLVNAIPVTLKVLKSPALFFGFGCYFLSVICWMAAIARVDISYAYPMTSLGYVITAITGYYIFQENLSPMRIMGIGVILLGVYLVSRS; from the coding sequence GTGAACAATTCAGCTATATCCCTGATACTGAGCGGTGTTTTGCTCAATTCACTCGCTCAACTCGCGCTTAAATTTGGGATGCGTACCGTTGGCTATTTTGAAATGTCTTTGGTCAATGCCATTCCTGTAACACTAAAAGTCTTAAAAAGTCCGGCTCTTTTCTTTGGATTTGGTTGTTATTTTCTCAGCGTTATTTGCTGGATGGCTGCTATTGCACGCGTTGACATAAGTTATGCGTATCCGATGACAAGCTTAGGCTATGTCATCACAGCGATCACTGGATACTATATCTTTCAAGAAAATCTCTCCCCCATGCGTATCATGGGAATCGGTGTTATTTTATTAGGAGTTTATCTTGTCTCACGCAGTTAA
- a CDS encoding DegT/DnrJ/EryC1/StrS family aminotransferase, which translates to MSHAVKSISDNTEFLPFARPSISEEAIADVVTCLRSGWLVTGPKVQKFEEDLKNYLHCPYAHTLTSATAGLFYAVEALGIQAGDEVITTPMTFAATANSIAKQGAKPVFVDVEPGTYNMDVNRIEDVLTSKTKAIMPVHFSGLPVDLDPLYALAKKHNLRVIEDAAHAIGAEYKGKKIGSFGDIQIFSFYANKTMTTGEGGCLTCADENLAKTISLYRFHGIDRPAWNRFGKNGSHEYEIVFPGYKANMMDIQAALGIHQLKDLDSFIEKRQKLVTRYYEKLGDWSELKLPESPTYSHKHGWHLFAVQLLENKAGLNRDQFMAAMKEENIGTALHYKAVHLFPYYQNTFHYKRGDFPHAEAISDRIVSLPLFPTMTEADQDRVIKAMGRVLKRV; encoded by the coding sequence TTGTCTCACGCAGTTAAGTCTATTTCTGACAACACGGAGTTTTTGCCATTTGCACGTCCTTCCATTAGTGAAGAGGCGATTGCTGATGTGGTGACGTGTTTGCGTTCTGGTTGGCTCGTCACTGGCCCAAAAGTACAGAAGTTTGAAGAAGATCTGAAAAATTATTTACACTGCCCTTATGCACATACCCTTACTTCAGCAACGGCTGGCCTTTTTTATGCCGTAGAAGCTTTAGGTATTCAAGCGGGTGATGAAGTTATCACAACACCAATGACTTTCGCCGCCACCGCTAATTCTATTGCAAAACAAGGGGCAAAACCTGTTTTTGTGGACGTAGAACCTGGCACATATAATATGGATGTGAATCGCATTGAAGACGTGCTGACGAGCAAAACGAAAGCCATTATGCCCGTCCATTTTTCAGGTCTTCCCGTTGATCTTGATCCTCTCTATGCCCTTGCTAAAAAACATAATCTACGGGTTATTGAAGATGCGGCCCATGCTATCGGCGCAGAGTATAAAGGTAAAAAAATTGGTTCTTTTGGTGATATCCAAATTTTCAGCTTTTACGCCAATAAAACAATGACCACCGGCGAAGGTGGATGCCTTACATGTGCAGATGAAAACCTTGCTAAAACCATTAGTCTTTATCGTTTTCATGGCATTGATCGTCCTGCTTGGAACCGCTTTGGCAAAAACGGCAGTCATGAGTACGAGATTGTTTTCCCTGGATATAAAGCGAACATGATGGATATCCAAGCTGCCTTAGGGATCCATCAATTAAAAGATTTGGATAGCTTTATCGAAAAACGTCAGAAACTGGTTACACGTTACTATGAAAAGCTGGGGGATTGGTCTGAGTTAAAACTTCCTGAATCTCCTACTTACTCTCACAAACATGGCTGGCATTTATTTGCTGTACAACTGCTTGAGAATAAAGCGGGTCTCAATCGCGATCAGTTTATGGCAGCTATGAAAGAAGAAAACATCGGAACAGCTCTCCATTATAAAGCCGTCCATTTATTTCCTTATTATCAAAACACCTTTCACTATAAGAGAGGTGACTTTCCCCATGCTGAAGCGATTAGCGATAGAATCGTAAGCCTTCCCCTTTTCCCCACTATGACCGAAGCCGACCAAGATCGGGTTATTAAGGCCATGGGTCGCGTATTAAAGAGAGTTTAA
- a CDS encoding glycosyltransferase: MSKAVYLSVVIPVYNEQECLETLYNRLLPVLDKLKCSFEVIFTNDGSKDRSSQILRSFFERRPQHIRVIEFNGNFGQHMAIMAAFERARGEIIINLDADLQNPPEEIPNLLKEFEKGHDYVGTYRLKRNDSWIRDASSKTMNYLRGKFTNIHIRDQGCMMRAYSRRIVDLITQCSEGSTFISALGYTFAINPSEIGIPHEPRREGESKYDLYRLVRVTFDLFTSFSLAPLHAFTVFGFIVSALSGVLVAYLFLRRLIIGPEAEGLFTLFAILYFLVSVAITGIGIVGEYVGRTYQVVRHHPRFLIREILEEDTTEDSTPIKKQARLK, encoded by the coding sequence ATGTCGAAAGCAGTCTATCTTTCTGTTGTCATCCCCGTTTATAATGAACAAGAGTGTTTAGAAACACTCTACAATCGCTTATTACCTGTACTAGATAAGCTAAAGTGCAGCTTTGAGGTGATATTTACGAATGATGGCAGCAAAGATCGCTCAAGTCAGATTTTGCGTTCCTTCTTTGAGCGCCGCCCTCAACACATTCGTGTCATAGAATTCAATGGTAATTTTGGACAACACATGGCCATTATGGCTGCGTTTGAACGCGCCCGTGGTGAAATCATTATCAACCTAGATGCAGATTTACAAAATCCCCCCGAAGAAATTCCCAACCTCCTAAAGGAATTCGAAAAAGGTCATGATTATGTGGGCACCTATCGTTTAAAACGTAATGACTCATGGATCCGAGACGCTTCTTCTAAGACGATGAATTATCTGCGGGGCAAATTCACCAATATTCACATTCGTGACCAAGGATGTATGATGCGCGCCTATAGTCGACGCATTGTCGACCTTATCACGCAGTGTAGCGAAGGATCCACTTTTATTTCTGCATTGGGGTACACATTTGCCATTAATCCTTCAGAAATAGGCATCCCCCATGAACCACGACGCGAGGGTGAATCAAAGTACGATCTCTATCGTCTCGTGCGCGTCACATTCGATTTATTTACGAGCTTTTCCTTAGCTCCTCTCCATGCTTTTACAGTTTTTGGATTTATTGTCTCTGCTCTCAGTGGTGTTTTGGTGGCTTATCTTTTCTTGCGCCGTCTTATCATCGGCCCCGAAGCAGAAGGGCTCTTTACACTTTTTGCAATTCTCTATTTCCTCGTAAGTGTTGCAATAACAGGTATTGGAATCGTTGGAGAGTACGTTGGACGCACCTATCAAGTTGTTCGGCATCATCCACGATTTTTGATCCGAGAGATTTTAGAAGAAGATACCACGGAAGATTCAACCCCTATAAAGAAACAAGCGAGATTGAAATGA
- a CDS encoding bifunctional UDP-4-keto-pentose/UDP-xylose synthase yields the protein MSLKVLILGVNGFIGNSLTERILASKDWEVYGMDMASDKLENCLDNPRFTFVEGDITINKEWIAYHIKKCDVILPLVAIATPSLYVKDPLKVFELDFEANLEIIRQCVRYKKRVIFPSTSEVYGMSQDAEFSEEDTSLVLGPIHKQRWIYSCSKQLLDRVIYAYGVHEQLPYTIFRPFNWLGPKLDRIDEHKEGSSRVVTLFISNILHHGEIKLVDGGKQRRSFTYIDDGIDALIKIIENKDNCAHQRIFNIGNPKNDVSIKELAELLVQLVKEYPAYKNLADKVKISTVQAEEHYGKHYQDLGFRVPSIRNAKTYLGWEPKMDLKTALLKTLDYHLDGSKRTSSAA from the coding sequence ATGAGCCTTAAAGTCCTTATTCTTGGTGTAAATGGTTTTATTGGTAACAGCCTCACAGAGCGCATTTTGGCCTCTAAGGACTGGGAAGTCTATGGTATGGACATGGCTTCCGATAAACTAGAAAATTGTCTTGATAACCCACGCTTTACTTTCGTCGAAGGCGATATCACCATTAATAAAGAATGGATCGCTTATCACATTAAGAAGTGTGACGTCATCTTGCCTTTGGTCGCTATTGCGACACCTTCTCTGTATGTGAAAGATCCTCTTAAAGTTTTCGAATTAGATTTTGAAGCTAACTTGGAAATTATTCGCCAATGTGTGCGCTATAAGAAACGGGTTATTTTCCCATCAACATCAGAAGTCTATGGCATGAGCCAAGACGCTGAATTTAGCGAAGAAGATACAAGCCTTGTTTTGGGCCCTATCCACAAACAACGCTGGATTTACTCCTGTTCCAAACAACTTCTCGATCGCGTAATTTATGCCTATGGTGTGCATGAACAATTACCTTATACCATCTTCCGCCCCTTTAATTGGCTAGGACCAAAGCTTGACCGTATTGATGAACATAAAGAAGGAAGCTCACGGGTTGTAACCTTGTTTATCAGTAATATTTTGCATCACGGAGAAATTAAGCTCGTCGATGGTGGTAAACAACGCCGATCCTTTACTTACATTGACGACGGTATTGATGCTTTAATTAAAATTATTGAGAATAAGGACAATTGTGCCCATCAACGCATCTTTAATATTGGTAATCCCAAAAATGATGTCTCTATTAAGGAATTGGCTGAACTCCTCGTTCAACTGGTCAAAGAATACCCAGCCTATAAAAATCTTGCTGATAAAGTGAAGATCTCAACTGTACAAGCTGAAGAACATTATGGTAAACACTATCAAGATTTAGGGTTTAGAGTCCCGTCCATTCGTAATGCTAAAACCTATTTAGGGTGGGAGCCCAAGATGGACTTAAAGACGGCTCTTTTAAAGACTCTAGATTACCATTTAGATGGTTCAAAAAGAACCTCTTCTGCCGCTTAA
- a CDS encoding SIMPL domain-containing protein (The SIMPL domain is named for its presence in mouse protein SIMPL (signalling molecule that associates with mouse pelle-like kinase). Bacterial member BP26, from Brucella, was shown to assemble into a channel-like structure, while YggE from E. coli has been associated with resistance to oxidative stress.) yields the protein MSRAQKFFTYFIWISFFVSPLRAEESIQVQGYAEREVKPDMAEWTSRFNVESAHYAKIPELLETAQKLILKFLENSTVPQSAVQFSPPTVHKVYDKKGGVMATQNFQVRIKDIDKITQLAHGSFKLLEKGVKIDPEGVSYYLTTTSQIQKELFPEAFEDAHAKAETLAKGAGRKLGKTLKIIEESEEKLHPLGRVMASKLSPTDTSGVFKNVSVRITVTFALE from the coding sequence ATGAGTAGGGCTCAAAAGTTTTTTACGTATTTTATTTGGATCTCTTTTTTTGTTTCGCCTCTTAGGGCTGAAGAAAGTATTCAAGTGCAAGGTTATGCAGAACGGGAAGTGAAGCCTGATATGGCTGAGTGGACATCGCGTTTTAATGTAGAGTCGGCTCACTATGCCAAAATACCTGAACTTCTTGAAACAGCCCAGAAATTGATTTTAAAATTCCTTGAGAATAGCACCGTACCCCAATCTGCTGTTCAATTCTCTCCCCCCACTGTTCATAAAGTCTATGATAAAAAAGGAGGCGTGATGGCCACGCAAAATTTCCAAGTGCGCATCAAAGATATCGATAAAATAACGCAATTGGCCCACGGCTCTTTCAAGCTTCTTGAGAAAGGCGTTAAGATAGATCCTGAAGGTGTGTCTTATTATTTGACGACAACATCCCAGATTCAAAAAGAACTTTTTCCTGAAGCCTTTGAAGATGCGCATGCTAAAGCTGAGACTTTGGCCAAAGGGGCGGGGAGAAAATTAGGAAAAACCCTAAAAATTATTGAGGAAAGTGAAGAAAAACTTCATCCTCTGGGACGTGTTATGGCTTCTAAACTTTCCCCTACTGATACCTCAGGGGTCTTCAAAAACGTGAGTGTCCGAATTACAGTCACTTTTGCCTTAGAATAG
- a CDS encoding coiled-coil domain-containing protein — protein sequence MSYSKGLYYGVGISILLLSASLNSNTCYALSDQSTSMPTNVKNLEEAQSVMASWKDEQAKTTVLLDHYKNVIVSYEKQRVSLGKLKTKLSSMGTLPLEAQETILKMHEDFLDLKTEGKSTEERLKATLDNLDTKLHEVDETLQSYQAKTKDVEGKLDLLNKKIEKGQTVIDRMKNFQERMRRFEPVDKTSTETGTKTEQSKGKVSELIKKFEK from the coding sequence ATGTCATATTCAAAAGGCTTGTATTATGGGGTTGGAATTTCAATTCTTTTGCTTTCAGCGTCTCTCAATTCTAACACATGCTATGCTCTTAGTGATCAGTCGACGTCAATGCCTACAAATGTAAAGAATTTGGAGGAAGCTCAGAGCGTCATGGCAAGTTGGAAGGATGAACAAGCAAAAACAACAGTGCTTCTGGACCACTATAAAAATGTAATTGTAAGTTATGAGAAACAGCGTGTTTCATTAGGCAAACTCAAAACCAAGCTCTCGAGTATGGGGACTCTGCCCTTAGAAGCACAAGAAACAATTCTCAAGATGCATGAAGACTTTTTAGATCTTAAAACCGAAGGAAAATCCACCGAAGAAAGATTGAAGGCTACTCTAGATAACCTCGATACCAAATTGCATGAAGTTGATGAAACATTGCAAAGCTATCAAGCCAAAACAAAAGACGTAGAAGGTAAGCTCGATCTCTTAAATAAGAAAATTGAAAAAGGTCAGACCGTGATTGATAGAATGAAAAATTTTCAAGAACGCATGAGACGGTTTGAACCTGTTGATAAGACAAGTACCGAAACAGGGACTAAAACAGAACAAAGTAAAGGAAAAGTGAGCGAGTTGATTAAAAAGTTTGAAAAATAA
- a CDS encoding hydroxymethylglutaryl-CoA lyase produces MLRCISFFIVVFFLNLSDLVASHLFLETCLLPSIKRVSSRAFATQSSTRWTKPPFQWSEQERIKIQTFAQSRHDVPLPTSVRIIEVGPRDGLQNEEKVIEPEGIHKLITLLEETGLQVIESGAFVSKKRVPAMAGTADVLRLHQPKVGVSYPVLIPSMEALEEAAALGVRDVAIFTSPSDGFNLRNIHKTTRQSLEVIHPIIRRAKENKFNVRGYVSCVLGCPVEGYMEPSRVGRISAELLDMGCDEISLGDTIGAGTPDTTEDLLCCLFNEMKLEPKKFAGHFHDTGNRALENILVSLGYGITTIDSSVAGIGGCPFAKGIHEIQGAKTKKRAVGNVATEKVVWMLNRMNIETGVDVDALMHARNYILTKLN; encoded by the coding sequence ATGTTGCGGTGCATTAGTTTTTTTATAGTCGTTTTTTTCTTGAATCTCTCTGATCTGGTTGCTTCTCATCTTTTTCTCGAAACCTGCCTTCTTCCATCCATAAAAAGAGTTTCTTCACGCGCTTTTGCCACACAATCGAGCACTCGATGGACTAAGCCACCATTCCAATGGTCAGAGCAAGAGAGAATAAAAATACAAACATTTGCTCAGAGTCGTCATGATGTGCCACTCCCCACCTCGGTGCGTATTATTGAGGTAGGACCTAGGGATGGTTTGCAAAATGAGGAGAAAGTTATAGAGCCCGAAGGAATTCATAAACTGATCACTCTTCTTGAAGAAACAGGTCTTCAGGTGATTGAATCGGGTGCTTTTGTTTCAAAAAAACGTGTGCCAGCAATGGCCGGCACAGCCGATGTTTTGCGATTGCATCAGCCTAAAGTAGGAGTTTCGTATCCCGTGTTGATTCCCAGTATGGAAGCGCTTGAAGAAGCAGCAGCATTAGGTGTGCGAGACGTGGCAATTTTTACATCACCATCTGACGGATTTAATCTGCGCAATATTCATAAGACGACCCGTCAAAGTCTTGAGGTCATTCATCCTATCATTCGGCGGGCCAAAGAAAATAAATTTAATGTCCGTGGCTATGTTTCTTGTGTTCTGGGATGTCCTGTTGAAGGATATATGGAACCAAGTCGGGTGGGAAGAATAAGTGCAGAGCTTTTAGATATGGGGTGTGATGAAATTTCTTTAGGCGATACTATTGGAGCTGGTACACCGGACACGACAGAAGATCTCTTATGTTGTCTTTTTAATGAAATGAAATTAGAACCTAAAAAATTTGCGGGTCATTTTCATGATACCGGTAATAGGGCCTTAGAGAATATTCTTGTATCGCTTGGATATGGCATAACCACAATCGATAGTAGTGTGGCAGGTATTGGAGGGTGCCCTTTCGCTAAAGGGATCCATGAAATTCAAGGAGCGAAAACAAAAAAGCGTGCCGTAGGAAATGTAGCTACTGAAAAAGTGGTTTGGATGCTCAACAGAATGAATATAGAAACTGGCGTAGATGTGGATGCTTTAATGCATGCGCGAAACTATATACTGACAAAGCTCAACTAA
- a CDS encoding NUDIX domain-containing protein: MEPVFLRKSVKILLLNDMQQLLLMCADDPQTTTVDGQYHGRYWFPIGGEIESSESIEEAALREIFEETGLKKDWITLGPVVWYGEFDLSLNGQLTHLHQTFVVAHTSETKFSLAHLTDSEKKVIKALSWFSLEDIKNSSDIIYPIVLPDYLPDILLGHYPHDPLWIDLAKQPQKK; this comes from the coding sequence ATGGAGCCGGTTTTTTTAAGAAAAAGCGTTAAAATTTTATTATTGAACGATATGCAACAATTGCTGCTTATGTGTGCCGATGACCCTCAAACAACAACTGTTGATGGTCAGTACCACGGTCGTTATTGGTTTCCAATTGGTGGAGAGATTGAATCGTCTGAATCAATCGAGGAGGCTGCCTTAAGAGAAATTTTTGAGGAAACAGGTCTTAAAAAGGACTGGATCACCCTAGGACCAGTCGTCTGGTATGGTGAATTTGATCTTTCTTTAAATGGCCAGTTGACCCATCTTCATCAAACTTTTGTTGTCGCTCACACATCGGAAACGAAGTTCTCTCTGGCCCACCTGACAGACTCTGAAAAAAAGGTTATCAAAGCCCTCTCATGGTTTTCCCTTGAGGATATCAAAAATTCCTCGGACATTATTTATCCAATTGTCCTTCCAGATTACCTGCCAGATATTCTTTTAGGACACTATCCCCACGATCCTTTATGGATTGATCTCGCTAAACAACCGCAAAAGAAATGA
- a CDS encoding NADP-dependent isocitrate dehydrogenase yields the protein MKTPKITLIPGDGIGPEVTSATCKIIEAAGVKVEWEVCEAGAAVFKKGLPSGVPTETIESIKRNRIALKGPLETPVGYGEKSANVTLRKLFETFANIRPIREFPGVKSPYAGRKIDFVIVRENVEDLYAGIEYMQTPGTAQTLKIITKKGCEKIVRLAFEYARSEGRKSVHCATKANIMKFSEGTLKRTFEEIAPEYPEINAQHIIVDNCAHQLVRFPEKFETIVTTNMNGDILSDLGSGLIGGLGFAPGANIGNDIAIFEAVHGSAPKYAGKNTINPTAVILSGVMMLRYLDLQDIADKVEQAVLVTLKEGKVLTRDIIGDEKAATTSQFTDEIIKNLGRTIDWWPKRQYKKLQVPKISSAPDYTKAKSRQVVGVDVFVESPMDSESLGKNLELLSEGTPFKLKMISNRGVVVYPSSGVSPDVVDHWRCRFMLKEETANLNDDLLLPLLKKIGDQHTWAHLEKLNVFDGKNGFSRDQGEN from the coding sequence ATGAAAACGCCAAAGATAACATTGATTCCAGGAGATGGAATTGGCCCTGAAGTAACAAGCGCTACTTGCAAAATCATTGAAGCAGCTGGCGTAAAAGTTGAATGGGAAGTATGTGAAGCAGGCGCTGCTGTCTTTAAAAAGGGTTTACCGAGCGGTGTTCCCACAGAAACGATTGAATCGATTAAACGAAATCGTATTGCCCTTAAGGGTCCCTTAGAAACACCCGTAGGTTATGGAGAAAAGAGTGCCAACGTAACTTTGAGAAAGCTGTTTGAAACTTTTGCTAACATCCGACCTATCCGAGAATTTCCTGGTGTGAAGAGTCCTTACGCAGGTCGCAAGATAGATTTTGTAATTGTACGCGAAAATGTCGAGGATCTTTATGCCGGCATTGAATACATGCAAACACCTGGTACGGCACAAACCCTTAAAATTATCACCAAAAAGGGATGTGAAAAAATCGTGCGTCTTGCTTTTGAATATGCGCGATCTGAAGGACGCAAGAGTGTGCATTGTGCGACAAAAGCCAATATCATGAAATTTTCAGAAGGAACACTCAAACGTACCTTTGAAGAAATAGCGCCTGAATATCCTGAAATTAATGCGCAGCATATTATTGTCGACAACTGTGCTCATCAATTAGTTCGCTTTCCTGAAAAATTCGAAACAATCGTTACGACAAATATGAATGGAGATATTTTGAGTGATCTTGGCTCTGGTCTCATTGGAGGTTTAGGATTTGCGCCTGGTGCAAATATTGGTAATGACATTGCTATCTTTGAAGCAGTTCATGGATCGGCTCCTAAATATGCGGGTAAAAATACAATCAATCCTACGGCTGTGATACTTTCAGGAGTCATGATGTTACGTTATCTTGATCTGCAAGATATTGCTGATAAAGTTGAACAAGCAGTGCTTGTTACCCTTAAAGAGGGGAAAGTACTGACAAGGGACATTATTGGTGATGAAAAAGCGGCAACAACAAGTCAATTCACCGATGAAATTATTAAAAATCTTGGTCGAACAATAGATTGGTGGCCTAAAAGACAATACAAAAAATTGCAAGTGCCAAAAATCTCAAGCGCCCCTGATTATACAAAAGCAAAATCTCGTCAAGTCGTTGGTGTCGATGTATTTGTTGAATCCCCCATGGATAGCGAAAGTTTGGGAAAGAATTTGGAGCTGCTGTCTGAAGGAACGCCTTTTAAATTAAAGATGATCTCTAATCGTGGCGTTGTGGTTTATCCATCCTCCGGCGTTTCTCCTGATGTTGTTGATCATTGGCGCTGTCGTTTTATGCTAAAAGAAGAGACTGCAAATTTGAATGATGACCTGTTATTGCCCCTTCTGAAGAAAATTGGGGATCAACATACTTGGGCTCACTTAGAGAAACTTAACGTCTTTGACGGTAAAAACGGCTTCAGCAGGGACCAAGGGGAAAATTAG
- a CDS encoding ABC transporter ATP-binding protein yields MIQFRNVSKSYDAGNTFVVKDLSLEIRGGETLVLLGSSGSGKTTLLKMILRLIEPTSGSIFFKQRNIVEYPIVKLRRSIGYVLQKANLFPHMSIEDNIAIVLRLKGVPLKERRARAHELLRLIDLDPASYAKRFPAELSGGQEQRVGVARALATDPKCLLMDEPFASLDAINRQALQDELLQLKAKIKKTIVFVTHDIQEALKLGDRIAVLHEGHLQQIGTKEDLIKTPKTPFVERLVHSSLDLSQ; encoded by the coding sequence ATGATTCAATTTAGAAACGTCTCAAAGTCTTATGATGCCGGCAACACCTTTGTTGTGAAGGATCTCTCCTTAGAAATAAGAGGAGGTGAAACCCTTGTCTTATTAGGATCATCAGGATCTGGGAAAACAACTTTACTCAAAATGATTCTACGTCTTATAGAACCAACATCAGGATCTATTTTTTTCAAACAACGCAATATTGTAGAATACCCTATCGTTAAGTTGCGCCGTTCTATTGGTTATGTTTTACAAAAAGCAAATCTATTCCCCCATATGTCTATTGAAGATAACATTGCGATCGTTTTAAGACTCAAAGGCGTGCCTCTTAAAGAAAGACGAGCGCGTGCTCATGAGCTTTTACGATTAATTGATCTGGATCCAGCATCCTATGCAAAGAGATTTCCTGCCGAACTCTCAGGAGGACAGGAGCAAAGAGTTGGTGTTGCAAGAGCCTTAGCAACTGATCCAAAATGTCTATTGATGGACGAGCCTTTTGCATCCTTAGATGCTATTAACCGTCAGGCTCTACAAGATGAACTTCTTCAGTTGAAGGCAAAAATTAAAAAAACAATTGTATTTGTTACCCATGATATTCAAGAAGCCTTAAAACTTGGAGATCGTATTGCCGTTCTCCATGAAGGTCACCTTCAACAAATCGGAACAAAAGAAGACCTCATTAAAACCCCAAAAACACCCTTTGTGGAACGTCTCGTTCACTCTAGCTTGGACCTGAGCCAATGA